A single region of the Leishmania panamensis strain MHOM/PA/94/PSC-1 chromosome 21 sequence genome encodes:
- a CDS encoding hypothetical protein (TriTrypDB/GeneDB-style sysID: LpmP.21.1480) → MPQGLPKPRPLALQRRSGRAFGSDAAEPGKSRVAGTTPIDAVRLQPPAHPERNGQRHTSSGASLSTAANDAAATRSAPVGVPGAGCRPSAEQQNQQQRASNNPPYALQDMNELVFTDPQNWKTEEELPGVVWSLLEGVALEAPYTSDLWTQAYVCPAGLLQAPKGNASALPAMCLHREGQQRTNGFYACVRCGTPVCDPSHQVIPASGSLRGIAVFDALNMSGVELRVAMPTVLDKAARLSREGCSSLTSIRVAISHDRPEGAAELDATAGGLRFLVHCRHCNGCLGAMLLGEVKCAPSADAPRPSVLAVTSAASPATALFCANSVCLEYMPYRTHTRLDQAILDKPTSDSEAGSSGRRGGRASMLGGASAAVSVEPGATLGSLFIPQPRSVAWGVGEDVDGDRSGKQGGTSYAGDDTSLDSLLEELNPYGDSAPISSSDDSDD, encoded by the coding sequence ATGCCGCAGGGCCTCCCAAAGCCACGCCCACTTGCACTACAGCGCAGAAGCGGTAGGGCATTCGGTAGCGACGCCGCAGAGCCTGGGAAGTCCCGCGTGGCAGGGACAACTCCCATAGATGCAGTCAGATTACAACCACCCGCCCACCCGGAGCGCAATGGACAACGGCACACGTCATCGGGAGCATCTCTGAGCACCGCGGCAAatgacgccgccgcgacgcgcTCAGCACCAGTAGGAGTACCGGGCGCCGGTTGCCGACCAtctgcagagcagcagaatCAGCAACAACGAGCCAGTAATAACCCTCCGTATGCTCTGCAGGACATGAACGAGCTTGTCTTCACCGACCCGCAGAACTGGAAAACCGAGGAAGAGCTCCCTGGCGTGGTCTGGTCGTTGCTCGAAGGCGTGGCGTTGGAGGCGCCCTACACCAGTGATCTGTGGACGCAAGCCTACGTGTGCCCTGCTGGCCTATTACAAGCGCCGAAAGGAAATGCATCTGCATTGCCGGCTATGTGTCTGCACCGCGAGGGTCAGCAGCGCACCAATGGCTTCTACGCATGCGTGCGATGTGGTACGCCAGTCTGCGACCCATCTCATCAAGTGATACCGGCATCTGGCTCTCTTCGTGGTATCGCAGTGTTTGATGCGCTGAATATGAGCGGTGTTGAGCTCCGCGTCGCCATGCCGACTGTGCTAGACAAAGCAGCTCGGCTGTCGCGTGAGGGATGCTCTTCGTTAACAAGTATTCGGGTCGCCATATCACACGACAGACCGGAGGGTGCTGCGGAGCTCGATGCGACCGCAGGTGGGCTGCGATTCCTCGTGCATTGCCGCCACTGCAACGGGTGTCTGGGTGCGATGCTGCTTGGTGAGGTGAAGTGTGCTCCCTCTGCTGACGCGCCCAGACCCAGTGTCCTGGCAGTGACCTCCGCTGCCTCACCTGCAACGGCGCTATTCTGCGCGAACAGCGTGTGCCTCGAGTACATGCCCTACCGCACGCATACCCGACTTGATCAGGCGATACTGGATAAGCCGACTTCTGATTCGGAagcaggcagcagcggccgtaGAGGTGGGAGGGCTAGCATGCTGGGTGGagcctctgcagcggtgtcCGTAGAGCCCGGGGCTACATTAGGATCGCTCTTTATTCCACAGCCCAGGTCGGTGGCGTGGGGCGTCGGGGAAGACGTGGACGGTGATCGTAGCGGGAAGCAGGGGGGCACCAGCTACGCCGGCGACGACACCTCGCTCGACAGCTTGCTGGAAGAGCTGAACCCGTACGGCGATTCAGCCCCGATTTCCAGCAGTGATGACTCAGACGACTGA
- a CDS encoding vesicule-associated membrane protein, putative (TriTrypDB/GeneDB-style sysID: LpmP.21.1490): MANNANQESHALYGAVVVRLMDRVMLCKTPDLPTGGFTIPGTAWADLVSRCSAPHFRTSAFLSVTADRDPTQEVTLSYHLMTDDALGYGVIGAKAVGRREGHAALDELAALFKKMFVEPPSKLNPKLVDVFVRPARDLMVRHSSGAAAGAADNKVMKVKLAVDEVKNMALDNVERVIQRGQRIDDIVQATDDLQFQAEGFQRNSRDLRNQMWWSSMKGRIMLAGAVSFMLMLFYFTFFAGNGSSKKTTTTTQAPSSSPA; the protein is encoded by the coding sequence ATGGCCAACAACGCCAACCAGGAGTCGCACGCGCTTTatggcgctgtggtggtgcgcctgATGGATCGTGTGATGCTCTGTAAGACGCCTGATTTGCCTACGGGTGGCTTCACAATACCAGGCACCGCATGGGCGGACCTCgtcagccgctgcagcgctccacACTTCCGCACCTCCGCGTTCCTCAGCGTAACCGCCGACCGGGACCCCACACAGGAGGTGACCTTGTCCTACCACCTCATGACCGATGACGCGCTTGGCTACGGCGTGATCGGTGCGAAAGCAGTTGGCCGCCGAGAAGGGCACGCCGCGCTCGacgagctggcggcgctctTCAAGAAGATGTTCGTAGAGCCACCGTCGAAGCTGAATCCAAAACTGGTGGATGTTTTTGTGCGTCCAGCGCGCGACCTCATGGTGAGGCatagcagcggtgccgctgcgggagCGGCAGACAACAAAGTGATGAAGGTGAAGCTAGCGGTGGATGAGGTAAAGAACATGGCGCTGGACAACGTGGAGCGCGTCATCCAGCGCGGGCAGCGCATCGACGACATTGTGCAGGCTACTGATGATCTTCAGTTTCAGGCGGAGGGCTTCCAGCGCAATAGTCGTGATCTCCGCAACCAGATGTGGTGGAGCTCGATGAAGGGGCGGATTATGCTGGCAGGTGCCGTCAGCTTCATGCTCATGCTGTTCTACTTCACTTTCTTTGCTGgtaacggcagcagcaagaaaacgacgacgacgacgcaaGCTCCGAGCTCGTCACCGGCATAG
- a CDS encoding 2-nitropropane dioxygenase, putative (TriTrypDB/GeneDB-style sysID: LpmP.21.1500), giving the protein MQASRVISLFGVQYPIVQGGMVWCSGWRLASAVSNAGGLGLLGAGSMMFDVFQHHVRRCKKATKKPFGVNLSLTHDMSRHIEFLIEEKVPIVFTSAGSPKLWTQKLQSHGIKVAHVVPNCKLALKCEAAGVDAVVAEGFEAGGHNGREEITTMTLIPQVRKVLAPEIPLIAAGGIASGEAMLAAMALGAEGVQVGTRFAVTQESSAAEEFKKRCTAAGEAETWLTLKQYRPTRLLLNDYGKEARRLSESGATKEQLKAFCGEGRTKRGIFDGDLANGELEIGQIVSTCKDIPTAAEVVERMVKEFRARNEQLAKMKL; this is encoded by the coding sequence ATGCAGGCAAGTCGAGTCATATCACTCTTTGGCGTGCAGTACCCCATTGTGCAGGGTGGCATGGTGTGGTGCAGTGGATGGCGTCTGGCGTCTGCCGTGAGCAACGCAGGCGGCCTCGGTCTCCTCGGCGCCGGTTCCATGATGTTCGATGTCTTTCAGCACCACGTTCGTCGCTGCAAGAAGGCCACGAAGAAGCCCTTTGGTGTcaacctctctctcacccacgACATGTCGAGGCACATAGAATTCCTCATCGAGGAGAAGGTGCCGATCGTGTTCACGAGTGCTGGAAGCCCTAAGCTGTGGACTCAGAAGCTGCAAAGCCACGGAATTAAGGTGGCGCACGTCGTGCCCAACTGCAAACTCGCCCTCAAGTGCGAGGCGGCAGGGGTTGACGCCGTCGTGGCAGAAGGGTTCGAGGCCGGTGGCCACAATGGACGGGAGGAAATCACCACGATGACGCTGATCCCACAGGTGCGTAAGGTACTGGCGCCTGAGATACCCCTGATCGCAGCGGGTGGCATTGCGAGTGGGGAGGCAATGCTAGCGGCTATGGCTCTTGGGGCGGAAGGCGTCCAGGTAGGCACGCGCTTCGCGGTCACTCAAGAAAGCTCGGCAGCCGAGGAGTTCAAGAAAagatgcacagcagcaggggaggCCGAGACGTGGCTAACGCTGAAACAATACAGGCCGACTCGTCTCCTACTGAACGACTACGGCAAGGAGGCCCGCCGCCTCTCTGAGTCTGGCGCCACcaaggagcagctgaaggcGTTCTGTGGCGAGGGCcgcacgaagagagggatcTTCGACGGTGACTTGGCGAACGGCGAGCTCGAGATTGGCCAAATTGTGTCGACGTGCAAGGACATTCCGAccgcggcagaggtggtagAACGCATGGTGAAGGAGTTCCGCGCCCGTAACGAGCAGCTGGCCAAGATGAAGTTGTAG
- a CDS encoding hypothetical protein (TriTrypDB/GeneDB-style sysID: LpmP.21.1510) produces MLPSSFSSPTAGSGDNTDDATNTHMHVHTVVINLGDADRIAAGANVGMVNVLSAVPATVSAVMTAAMDLSDLPGLVDLVSDTTPANNAAREWNARSCSPFAPEEVISTFDIVQPPPPSPLTAIAFTSGGGTEWADTAASASPPLSAPEVKECAICLEPLFRMSVRRVAPGNGENLPNSAPYRSNLSAADREAPAAPSQAPPSHPPTPSLPLSVAPPDAAASSDATQPPARDIVAEAAMDVKTVREVYCGHRFHEPCILRWITLGHYLCPLCRSPFVFE; encoded by the coding sequence ATGCTTCCATCGAGCTTCTCGTCCCCCACTGCCGGTAGTGGCGATAACACTGATGACGcgacaaacacacacatgcacgtaCATACGGTGGTCATCAACCTCGGCGACGCAGACCGCATCGCTGCAGGTGCCAATGTGGGGATGGTGAACGTCTTATCTGCCGTTCCAGCGACGGTATCAGCCGTGATGACCGCAGCGATGGATCTATCTGACTTGCCAGGACTGGTGGACCTGGTCAGTGACACAACACCTGCCAACAACGCCGCACGCGAGTGGAATGCACGCAGTTGTTCCCCCTTTGCCCCAGAGGAAGTAATTTCCACCTTTGACATcgtgcagccaccgccaccctctccaTTAACTGCCATCGCTTTTaccagcggtggtgggaCTGAGTGGGCGGACACAGCTGCGAGCGCGTCCCCGCCACTGTCGGCGCCAGAGGTAAAGGAGTGCGCCATTTGCCTGGAACCGCTGTTTCGTATGTCAGTGAGGCGTGTTGCACCAGGGAACGGCGAAAACTTGCCGAACTCTGCTCCGTACCGTTCCAACCTCTCCGCCGCTGACCGCgaggcaccagcagcgccgtcccaggcgcctccctcccacccgcccaccccTTCCTTGCCGCTCTCTGTGGCCCCTCCCGATGCTGCCGCATCTTCCGACGCAACCCAGCCACCAGCACGCGACATTGTGGCCGAGGCCGCAATGGATGTGAAAACAGTGCGGGAGGTGTACTGCGGCCATCGCTTTCACGAGCCGTGTATTCTACGCTGGATCACGCTAGGACACTACCTATGTCCGCTCTGTCGATCTCCCTTCGTGTTTGAGTGA